One Colias croceus chromosome 28, ilColCroc2.1 DNA window includes the following coding sequences:
- the LOC123704073 gene encoding AP-3 complex subunit sigma-2, with protein sequence MIKAILVFNNHGKPRLSKFYQYFNEDMQQQIIKETFQLVSKRDDNVCNFLEGGSLIGGSDYKLIYRHYATLYFVFCVDSSESELGILDLIQVFVETLDKCFENVCELDLIFHADAAHQVLDELVMGGMVLQTNMADILCRLQEQNKMQKAEAGLSAAPARAVSAVKSMNLPQQLRDMKLPDLPQAIKDLKF encoded by the exons ATGATAAAAGCAATTTTAGTGTTCAATAATCATGGGAAGCCGAgattatcaaaattttatcaatacttt AATGAAGATATGCAACAGCAGATCATTAAAGAGACTTTCCAGTTAGTTTCGAAGCGAGACGACAATGTGTGCAACTTCTTAGAGGGAGGCAG TCTCATCGGTGGATCTGATTATAAACTTATCTATAGGCACTATGCAACACTATACTTCGTGTTTTGCGTCGACTCGTCCGAGAGTGAGCTTGGCATTTTGGATCTTATTCAG GTGTTCGTTGAAACGCTAGACAAGTGTTTCGAGAATGTATGCGAGCTGGACCTCATCTTCCACGCGGATGCTGCTCATCAGGTTCTGGACGAGCTCGTGATGGGGGGTATGGTGCTGCAGACGAACATGGCCGATATATTGTGTAGACTGCAGGAGCAGAATAAGATGCAGAAGGCTGAG gcTGGTTTATCAGCTGCGCCGGCCAGGGCAGTGTCGGCTGTGAAAAGTATGAATTTGCCTCAACAGTTGCGAGACATGAAGTTACCCGACCTCCCGCAGGCTATAAAG GATCTAAAGTTCTGA